The window TCTCAGCAACTGTTGCGATCCGTCGTGCTTGGCTCGCGCATGGAATCGGGGAGAAAGCCGAGAGgcaggacaaggaggatACGGACCATCGCAgtcgaagagaaagacctAATCGAGGCTCCATGTTAGCCAATTGAACATTCACATTCGCATTCCGGACTCCGGGCACCAACATCGAATTTGTCGAGGAACTCCTTCAGTCCCGCCTGGTTGCCGGTCAGGTAGAGCGGGGTGGTTGTTGACGCTGGGTATGACATTATTGCTGTACAGAGAAGATCTTCCAGTGCAGGAAGGGAATTGGTTGACGgcaaggaaggggaagggaaagagagagagagagaagaaagagagatcATCGGGAGATGTTCAAGTTGGGACCACCCGAACGCCCCGCGTGGGGCAACTAATCTATGCCGGTTTTCCtacttctctttcttcctctcccaccacaCTTTTATCCTGGCAGATAATAAATCAATACAGAGAGATAAGATGCGAAAGAATTAGGGTATCATAAATCATTCGAATTTCCAAGAGTAAATAATCTCAAAGCACATGCAGTAAACGCCTAGGTGTTGACAATGCCGTCCGAACGCCCATCTAGTATGTATGCGTCGACCTCGTCGGAACTCATTCAGCAACCCACAAAAGGAGCATATCACGCCTGCACTCAAGAGCTGCCCAGGATCCCGGCAATGCGCAGAGACAGATCCAGAATGGACAGGTGCTCGTCTGCGCCATCAAGCAGCCGCTTATCCATCTCCGAGAAGGCCATGAcgatcttgttcttctggatgtCGGGCACGGCTTCGTTGAAAACAACCCGGCGGTATAACTAGACCAGCGTCAGTCAAATGCACATCTTGTCAACAAACAGAAAGACCACCAACCTGTCCAACAAGCTGGGTGGCACTCCACCCATCCGCCACGAGATCTGTGATCACTTTCGAGACAGCCTCATACGCAGACCCCGCCCGCGTGGGCTGCATAGCCTGCACCAGACGATCCAGGACCCCTTCCGGGATAACACCCGCGATCTCCTCAATGCTCTGAACAGTAATCGGGCCCGAACCCGCACTCCCAGCATCGGTCAtctcggcatcatcatccccatccGTCCCACCAGCCGGTTTCGTCGCACCGACCAACCGCGCCGCACTTTGCAGGTAGGTAATCGCACGACGCAAATCACCCTCTCCACATCGAATAAGGGTATCAACGACCCCATCCTCCAGAGCCAAGTTCTCAGCCCTCGCAATATTCGCCAACCTCACCCCCGCCGCCGAGTTATCCAGCGCCTTGAACCGAAACTTACTGCACCGACTGGCAAGCGGCTCAATGACGCGGGTAACATAGTTGCAAACGAGACAAAAGCGCGTGATGCGACTATACTGCTCCATCGTGCGCCGCAGCGCAGACTGAGCATCCTGCGTCATGCTATCCgcctcgtcgaggatgatgatcttgAACGGCGGGCAGGGGTACTGCTCTCGATAGGCCGCGTCGAGGCCGGTGGGCTGGGAGAGCTGCGTGCGCGCGAAGTTCTTGACTTTGTCGCGGACGATCCCgatgccgcgctcgtcgGAGGCGTTGAGTTCTAGGATTCGCGAGCGATACAGGGCGGGCCCGAAGAGGGATTTGGCGAGTGCGAGGATCGTGGATGTTTTTCCTGTCCCGGGAGGTCCGTAGAAGAGCATGTGTGGGAGCTTTGTTAAGGTTCTTGTTAGCTTCGTGCATTGGATGGCACTCTTGCGTGTTCAATGGGTGTGGCTGCGTACGTTGGAAGCTTGGAGGGTCCGTCGTAGGACATTCGTCGTGTGGTCTTGTGCTGCGACATCGTCGAGAGTCTTGGGCCGGCTAGAGTCTGTGTCAGCGTCTGGTCATGCTGGTAGCAAGCAGCTCCGAAGGACGCACTATTTCTCGACCCAGGGCTGTAGCCGGTTGGTCTCTTCCTTGGCCTCACTTGATTTGGGcttggagctgctggaggcggcagcggccgcgCGGGCCTTGTTGTTGAAGAAATTGACAGCCATGACGCGGTGATGTGCAACTGTCAGGAAGTGAAATGTGCAATGGGAAACCGGCGTCGCGTCTGGCTACACGTGACGCGACTTCGTTCCCGCCAATCAGAACCGGTCGTCATACTTCTTTTTATTACTTGATGGATCAAGGTGTCTGTGCATTAAACCTGGGAATCTATAGCTCATCAAAGCGGTGCGGATTATCCGGCGCCTCCTCGTacattcttttcttcgtgTTCCGCGGCGGATCActctcctcgaccatctttCCAATCTTGTCAATCATGCGGTCCTCGTCGTCAGGCGCTGATGGTTTCTGATCTTCAGCCACGCCACTACCTGTCACAGCAGTTGAGGCAACGGCAGTAGCTGTCCCACGAAGGGTGATAGAATTGTCACCAAATACGAATGAATCGAGCTGTACAGCTGTACCAGCAAGTCCGCTTGCTCCCAGCACCGCCAAGACAAAGCGAGCGACGAGTTTGACGGGAAGCCAGACCAGCCACCACATAGGGCCGTACAGGATGCGACGAAAGAGAAGCCATGTGATAGTACCGACAAGAAGATAAAATGCTGTTTCGAGGTACCAGGTATCTGACTTCTGGGAGTGGAGCAGAGAGCTGGCAAGACTGCGGGACGCGGCGAGAAGGGTGTCGAGGCTGGTGTAGGATTCGGACAGGGAGGAAATGGCCGCAGTGGATTGTTCTAGTGTGTGTTAGATTCGCATCATCCAACAGATTTCCGGGCGTCACTCACCGAGCGTCTCCTGCGCAAACTGGCTCCGGGATAGCTCCGCCTGCATCAGCTGGTGTGTTCTCCGCAATGCAGCCGTCACGTCGTTGGAGGCATTCCGctccagatcatcctgggTGAGTTTCTCCGATGGTCGGCGCTGTCCATCTCCAGGAGGCGACTTCGGTCTtgacagcagcagctctctctctttccgtTTTGCAAGCTCTGCATTCCGCTTGGCCTGCAACTGGGCGTTTCGAAACTCTCCCCGAGTCCTGAAAAGGCATTAGCTGTATTTCCTCGCAGACGTAGATGAAAGAAGCCATTGAAAGTATGGATAACGCACCGCTTGAGATCAGCCGCCAGCCTCCCCGCCAGCGCAACCACTCGTTCTTTTTCCGCCTCCTTGTCCCCATTGCCAGCCAGAGACCTCCTCCGTCTATCACTTGTACCGAAATCGAGTGCCTCAACCTCCACCCgcaacagctccagctcctcctcggcttccttTACCCGCGCATGAATCTCGGACCCGAGTTCCAGGCGGGCCTCGTCGCCTTGGCCGATGGAAGCGGTGAAGTTGCGCAGTCGGTCAACCAGCGGCTGGATCTCTCCTAGTGTAGACGACAGCTCTCTGAGGCGGGTTTGCAGAGCAGATGCGGTGGACATGTTGACGGGTCGGGGTCCAAACTCCGCAGCGACGCTCGACGAGTGTGGGGTGAATTGTGGTTATATGAGGAAAGTACTATTGAACACGCGTGTAGCAGGGAAATGGCATCGCAGGAGATCGGAATTTTCAAAAGAGAAGCAAGTATGTAGTCTTGTAGGAAACAAACAACCCGTGCGGTGGCTGCGAGATGCCAGGTTGAGGGTGTGTTTGCTCCGGATGCAAACAACCTTTTGATGATCCCCGGCTCAGCCAGGCTTTTCGAGACAGACCAGACACGCTTCACACCTCCAGATAGGCAGACTGCTCCAATCCAGCCATCGCATTCGCTCGGTGACGGAGAATTGATCCGGCCAGGGTATGCAAGTGGAAATCACCCCCGTCTCAGACACGACCTGACTCTCTACGACTCTCAGATTCACTCAATACCAACCACTCTTCCCACCCCCCAAAACCAAGCACAATGTCCATCCCACTCAGCACAATAACCTCCCTCCGCACAACCTTCAACCCCTTCGCGGCCGC of the Penicillium psychrofluorescens genome assembly, chromosome: 1 genome contains:
- a CDS encoding uncharacterized protein (ID:PFLUO_000374-T1.cds;~source:funannotate), giving the protein MAVNFFNNKARAAAAASSSSKPKSSEAKEETNRLQPWVEKYRPKTLDDVAAQDHTTNVLRRTLQASNLPHMLFYGPPGTGKTSTILALAKSLFGPALYRSRILELNASDERGIGIVRDKVKNFARTQLSQPTGLDAAYREQYPCPPFKIIILDEADSMTQDAQSALRRTMEQYSRITRFCLVCNYVTRVIEPLASRCSKFRFKALDNSAAGVRLANIARAENLALEDGVVDTLIRCGEGDLRRAITYLQSAARLVGATKPAGGTDGDDDAEMTDAGSAGSGPITVQSIEEIAGVIPEGVLDRLVQAMQPTRAGSAYEAVSKVITDLVADGWSATQLVGQLYRRVVFNEAVPDIQKNKIVMAFSEMDKRLLDGADEHLSILDLSLRIAGILGSS
- a CDS encoding uncharacterized protein (ID:PFLUO_000375-T1.cds;~source:funannotate), whose translation is MSTASALQTRLRELSSTLGEIQPLVDRLRNFTASIGQGDEARLELGSEIHARVKEAEEELELLRVEVEALDFGTSDRRRRSLAGNGDKEAEKERVVALAGRLAADLKRTRGEFRNAQLQAKRNAELAKRKERELLLSRPKSPPGDGQRRPSEKLTQDDLERNASNDVTAALRRTHQLMQAELSRSQFAQETLEQSTAAISSLSESYTSLDTLLAASRSLASSLLHSQKSDTWYLETAFYLLVGTITWLLFRRILYGPMWWLVWLPVKLVARFVLAVLGASGLAGTAVQLDSFVFGDNSITLRGTATAVASTAVTGSGVAEDQKPSAPDDEDRMIDKIGKMVEESDPPRNTKKRMYEEAPDNPHRFDEL